In the genome of Denticeps clupeoides chromosome 13, fDenClu1.1, whole genome shotgun sequence, one region contains:
- the ccn1 gene encoding CCN family member 1 gives MFLLSAAALLLGSFSLVSTSCPSECQCPTELLKCAPGVSVISDACGCCKVCARQLNEDCSKTDPCDHTKGLECNFGASFGAARGICRAKSEGRPCEYNSRIYQNGESFQPNCKHQCNCIDGAVGCIPLCPQELSLPNLGCANPRLVKMPGQCCEEWVCDDGKEVDSLDKFVGRDTLTDESESDLTIRNELVNSIKVGLKSLPAFRAKPEGQIFKSQKCIIQTTPWSQCSKTCGTGVSSRVTNSNSECKLVKETRLCEVRPCTQSLYSRLKKGKKCTRTKKSTQAVKFAYAGCSSLKKYRPKYCGSCVDGRCCSPQQTQTIQVKFRCEDGEIFNKNVMMIESCKCTLNCPHGNEASYPFYRLSNDIHKFRD, from the exons ATGTTCCTGCTCTCCGCCGCCGCGCTCCTGCTGGGGAGCTTCAGCCTG GTCTCCACGTCCTGTCCATCAGAATGCCAGTGTCCCACGGAGTTGCTTAAATGCGCGCCTGGAGTCAGCGTGATCTCAGACGCCTGTGGGTGCTGCAAAGTCTGTGCGCGACAGCTCAACGAGGACTGCAGCAAAACTGATCCCTGCGACCACACCAAGGGGCTCGAATGTAATTTCGGGGCCAGCTTTGGAGCAGCCAGAGGCATCTGCCGAG CCAAGTCTGAGGGAAGGCCCTGTGAATACAACAGCAGGATTTACCAGAATGGTGAAAGCTTCCAGCCCAACTGCAAACACCAGTGTAATTGCATTGATGGTGCTGTAGGCTGCATCCCCTTGTGCCCACAAGAGTTGTCCCTACCCAACCTGGGCTGTGCCAACCCCAGGCTGGTGAAGATGCCAGGTCAGTGCTGCGAGGAGTGGGTGTGTGATGATGGCAAAGAAGTGGATTCTCTGGACAAATTCGTTGGCAGAGACACCTTGACAGATGAGTCAGAGAGTGACCTCACCATCAGAAATGAGCTTGTTAATAGCATCAAAGTTGGACTCAAGTCCCTACCTG cGTTCAGAGCAAAACCTGAAGGCCAGATATTCAAAAGTCAGAAGTGCATCATCCAGACAACACCGTGGTCTCAATGTTCAAAGACCTGTGGCACAGGCGTCTCCTCCAGAGTGACTAATAGCAACAGCGAATGCAAACTGGTCAAAGAGACCCGCCTCTGTGAAGTTCGTCCATGTACCCAATCCCTTTACTCTAGACTGAAG aaaggaaaaaaatgcaccagAACCAAGAAGTCCACTCAGGCTGTCAAGTTTGCGTATGCTGGCTGCTCCAGCCTGAAGAAATACCGACCTAAGTACTGCGGCTCCTGTGTGGATGGCCGGTGCTGCAGCCCACAGCAGACCCAGACCATCCAGGTTAAATTCCGCTGTGAGGATGGTGAGATCTTCAACAAGAATGTCATGATGATTGAGTCTTGCAAATGCACCTTAAATTGCCCCCATGGCAATGAAGCATCCTACCCATTCTACAGACTCTCAAATGACATTCACAAGTTCAGAGACTAA